From one Paenibacillus terrae HPL-003 genomic stretch:
- a CDS encoding cobyric acid synthase: MSKFEPSRTNPAAVLMLQGTASDVGKSVVTTALCRIFTQDGYRPAPFKSQNMALNSYVTEDGKEIGRAQGVQAEACGIEATTDMNPILIKPVKDMHSQIVVHGVPYAYMSASDYRKKFLPQAKQTVMDALNRLRDTYDIVLMEGAGSPAEINLKDRDIVNMNLAGWADAPVLLISDIDRGGVFASLVGTIELLEPHEVQRIRGFVINKFRGDLSLLQPGLDWLEERTGIPVLGVLPYLPDIRIEAEDSVVLDKKPKLSAKDKALDIAVIRYPRISNFTDTDALAAEPDVSVRYVTEAGELGVPDVIILPGTKDTIGDLLELRTRGLEQDIREAMNTGRTQLVGICGGYQMLGTALFDPEAVESGMPQQAEGLGWLALSTTFLKEKQTVRVQGTLSGHCPLLLIAPNSDSAPTTMIEGYEIHMGVTECVTEPHAPTEGTEGMNPMHTLFHIRRGEGTAFEEGWGTADGKVWGTYLHGVFDNDRFRRSWLDGLRQAKGLAALDSTFTVREAKEREFDRVAGVVRAHLDMDRIYRIMGMDS, from the coding sequence TTGTCAAAATTCGAACCGTCTCGCACGAATCCCGCAGCGGTGCTTATGCTCCAGGGCACAGCATCGGATGTGGGCAAAAGCGTGGTGACCACTGCACTGTGCCGTATATTCACGCAGGATGGCTATCGTCCCGCACCGTTCAAGTCACAAAATATGGCGCTAAATTCTTATGTCACCGAGGACGGCAAAGAAATTGGACGCGCTCAGGGTGTGCAGGCAGAAGCCTGCGGTATTGAAGCGACGACCGACATGAACCCGATTTTGATTAAACCGGTCAAGGATATGCATTCACAAATTGTTGTTCATGGTGTGCCTTATGCATATATGAGTGCTTCCGATTACCGAAAGAAATTTTTGCCGCAAGCTAAACAGACGGTCATGGACGCGCTGAATCGGCTGCGTGATACCTATGACATTGTGCTTATGGAAGGGGCAGGCAGTCCGGCAGAAATTAATTTAAAGGACCGTGATATTGTAAATATGAATCTTGCGGGCTGGGCGGACGCTCCAGTGCTGCTTATTTCGGATATCGACCGGGGCGGTGTTTTCGCTTCTCTGGTAGGAACGATTGAGCTGCTGGAGCCGCATGAGGTGCAGCGTATCCGTGGATTCGTCATTAACAAGTTCAGAGGGGATCTGTCCCTGCTTCAGCCGGGGCTGGACTGGCTGGAGGAACGAACCGGTATTCCTGTACTCGGCGTGCTGCCCTACCTACCGGATATCCGCATTGAGGCAGAGGATTCCGTGGTGTTGGACAAGAAGCCCAAGCTGTCTGCAAAGGATAAAGCGCTGGACATCGCGGTCATTCGTTATCCGCGGATTTCCAATTTTACAGACACGGATGCATTGGCCGCAGAGCCGGATGTGAGTGTACGTTATGTCACGGAGGCCGGAGAACTGGGTGTACCTGACGTTATTATTTTACCGGGGACGAAGGACACGATTGGTGATCTGCTTGAATTGCGGACAAGAGGTCTGGAGCAGGACATCCGGGAGGCTATGAATACGGGACGCACGCAGTTGGTTGGCATTTGTGGAGGCTATCAGATGCTCGGCACAGCCTTGTTTGATCCCGAAGCGGTCGAATCAGGTATGCCGCAGCAGGCAGAAGGGTTAGGTTGGCTGGCTCTATCCACGACCTTTTTAAAGGAAAAGCAAACGGTACGCGTACAGGGAACCTTGTCTGGTCACTGTCCATTGTTGCTAATTGCACCCAATTCGGATTCTGCTCCTACGACGATGATTGAAGGCTATGAAATACATATGGGCGTCACGGAATGTGTTACGGAACCACATGCGCCTACAGAGGGTACCGAGGGAATGAATCCAATGCACACCTTATTTCATATCCGTCGCGGCGAGGGAACGGCCTTTGAGGAAGGATGGGGAACAGCGGATGGTAAAGTATGGGGTACCTATTTGCATGGCGTGTTTGATAATGATCGTTTTCGCCGTTCCTGGCTGGATGGATTGAGACAAGCCAAGGGCTTGGCGGCGCTGGACAGCACCTTTACCGTACGTGAAGCCAAGGAACGTGAGTTTGACCGTGTTGCAGGGGTGGTGCGGGCTCATTTGGACATGGACCGAATCTACCGCATTATGGGGATGGACTCTTAA
- a CDS encoding methyl-accepting chemotaxis protein yields the protein MQRFNRSIGARLRIMIVMILLFASLLFSISFYAVSMSIINNSVMPQVDQMLEIGAKSVYQDLNISLAVQAQQGNGSDSGSGMQMESYLQDKVNTLKLESAYIAVVKDGKAEVVARNEKSVYKVKDVLVPVEDIQKAKQGEMNVTGAYSDSYGLHKTAFFAIAGSNLVLGVNEDVGFVQEKSQQILWICIGITIATLLLGGIISTIVVRKVVEPIAELVRHSEKIAQGDLSQEPKVIGNNEIAQLARSFQSMSHNLKEMIGHVLSTSGAVVQGSDELLRRTEAIGVKVQDSTVAAGEVAKGSTSIASAAAENAQAMEEIAQGVQHIASSANDVSDQISEATEETVNGNTLAQNAVAQMSQVGQAADESLRYIHSMNERSEAIGSIVSAIFDITKQIQMLSLNASIEAARAGEHGRGFAVVAGEVRKLAEQSKEATQQISDYLVTIQEVSQQSVDSVTRVSREIHSGTEMVQQASSAFNQLSQLMQTINATIQTVSAATEQVSASSEEVSASVEETALIAANAQHMIQEIGLNSEEQLSEMEGYSEVVRQLSKQATELQTAVQKFKIK from the coding sequence ATGCAGCGTTTTAATCGTTCCATTGGCGCAAGATTACGGATTATGATTGTAATGATTCTGCTCTTCGCGTCCCTTCTGTTCAGCATCAGTTTTTATGCAGTATCCATGAGTATCATTAATAACAGTGTCATGCCTCAGGTGGATCAAATGCTGGAGATCGGGGCCAAGAGTGTGTATCAGGATCTTAATATTTCATTAGCAGTTCAGGCACAGCAAGGAAATGGTTCAGATTCCGGGTCTGGTATGCAGATGGAATCTTATCTTCAAGATAAGGTCAACACGCTTAAACTTGAATCGGCATATATCGCAGTAGTGAAAGATGGTAAGGCCGAGGTTGTCGCACGAAATGAAAAATCGGTATATAAGGTTAAGGATGTACTTGTTCCTGTGGAGGATATCCAAAAAGCAAAACAAGGCGAGATGAATGTCACCGGCGCTTACAGCGATTCATACGGATTACACAAAACCGCCTTCTTTGCCATAGCGGGCAGTAACTTGGTCCTGGGTGTGAACGAGGACGTTGGATTTGTGCAGGAAAAATCCCAACAAATTTTATGGATTTGCATCGGTATTACAATTGCAACGCTCCTGCTGGGTGGAATTATTTCTACCATTGTTGTACGAAAGGTTGTAGAGCCTATTGCCGAATTGGTTCGTCATAGTGAAAAAATTGCTCAAGGTGATCTGTCACAAGAACCGAAGGTTATCGGTAACAACGAAATTGCGCAGCTTGCCCGTAGCTTCCAATCCATGTCCCACAATCTGAAAGAAATGATCGGTCATGTGCTTTCCACATCCGGTGCGGTTGTACAAGGCTCGGACGAGCTGCTTCGCCGGACTGAAGCCATAGGTGTAAAAGTACAGGACTCTACAGTTGCCGCAGGGGAAGTGGCAAAGGGCAGTACCAGCATAGCTTCTGCTGCTGCTGAAAATGCACAGGCTATGGAGGAAATCGCTCAAGGTGTTCAGCATATCGCCTCCTCTGCCAATGATGTATCCGATCAGATCAGTGAAGCAACCGAAGAAACAGTGAACGGTAATACACTCGCTCAAAATGCTGTTGCCCAAATGTCGCAGGTAGGACAGGCTGCCGATGAGTCGCTTCGATACATCCATAGTATGAATGAGCGCTCCGAAGCCATTGGCAGCATTGTTTCAGCTATTTTCGATATTACGAAGCAGATCCAAATGTTGTCCCTGAATGCCTCCATTGAGGCTGCCCGTGCGGGTGAGCATGGACGTGGCTTCGCCGTTGTAGCCGGAGAAGTTCGCAAGCTCGCCGAGCAGTCGAAAGAAGCGACACAGCAAATTTCCGATTACCTGGTAACCATTCAGGAAGTATCTCAACAGTCCGTTGACTCTGTGACCCGGGTCAGCCGTGAAATTCATTCGGGAACGGAAATGGTGCAGCAAGCAAGTTCAGCCTTTAATCAGCTAAGTCAGCTCATGCAAACGATCAACGCGACGATTCAAACGGTATCCGCAGCAACGGAGCAGGTATCCGCCAGCTCGGAGGAAGTATCAGCTTCCGTGGAAGAGACAGCTCTCATCGCTGCCAATGCCCAGCATATGATTCAGGAAATCGGTTTAAATTCCGAAGAGCAACTGAGTGAAATGGAAGGCTACAGCGAGGTCGTACGCCAATTAAGCAAGCAAGCGACCGAACTGCAAACAGCCGTACAAAAATTCAAAATCAAGTAA